A window from Granulicella sibirica encodes these proteins:
- a CDS encoding alpha/beta hydrolase — protein MIAVQPKLEFAPETRSMFDQLMTKTEAAEGVTYEAAIIGGIAGWWCKPQRAMDGAAVLYFHGGAYVLGSAAAYRNFVGNIAAKVKAPFFVVDYALAPEHPFPSAIRDAEDAYRGLSALGFSRLAIAGDSAGGGLALALLLSIMAQPIDNLANRPVAAAVMSPWTDLALTGDSVDTRAKADPLLDRSALEHAAEIYLGHHDNRDPKASPVFGKFADLPPVLLHVGEDEILLDDSRRVAEQIDAAGGRSELHIWQGMTHVFPSNLTLKSAVEALEILGAFLEEHLQS, from the coding sequence ATGATCGCAGTGCAACCCAAGCTAGAGTTCGCTCCTGAAACCCGTTCAATGTTTGATCAACTTATGACGAAAACGGAAGCAGCAGAGGGTGTGACCTATGAGGCTGCGATCATAGGAGGCATTGCCGGATGGTGGTGTAAGCCGCAGCGGGCGATGGACGGCGCTGCCGTTCTCTACTTCCATGGCGGAGCCTACGTTCTGGGCTCTGCAGCAGCGTATCGGAACTTCGTCGGCAACATCGCGGCGAAGGTCAAGGCGCCCTTTTTCGTCGTCGATTATGCTCTTGCTCCCGAACATCCTTTTCCTTCGGCCATTCGCGATGCTGAGGACGCCTACCGGGGTCTTTCAGCTTTGGGTTTCTCCCGGTTGGCTATCGCCGGCGACTCCGCAGGTGGGGGGCTGGCTTTGGCCTTGCTGCTATCGATCATGGCACAACCAATAGACAACTTAGCCAATCGGCCGGTCGCCGCTGCTGTCATGTCACCGTGGACCGACTTGGCGCTTACGGGTGATAGCGTTGACACCCGCGCTAAGGCAGATCCGCTCCTCGATAGAAGCGCGCTCGAACACGCCGCAGAGATTTATCTTGGCCATCATGACAATCGTGATCCCAAAGCCTCACCCGTCTTTGGCAAGTTTGCAGATCTTCCACCCGTACTCTTGCACGTTGGTGAGGATGAGATTCTCCTTGACGATTCTCGCCGTGTAGCGGAACAAATCGATGCTGCCGGGGGTCGATCAGAACTACACATTTGGCAAGGAATGACTCATGTCTTTCCATCCAATCTTACCTTGAAGTCCGCTGTCGAAGCGTTGGAAATCCTAGGGGCATTCTTGGAGGAACACCTCCAATCCTAA
- a CDS encoding TetR family transcriptional regulator, with protein MLDAAAAAFLDCGLREATIAQTAMRSGTSKRALYSLFSSKAILFDTRMRRYIDSLVAPVASAVFERGALAENVVDTIGNRAILGILSKQRQTSTAWQWEK; from the coding sequence ATTCTAGATGCTGCGGCTGCCGCCTTCCTTGACTGCGGTCTGCGGGAAGCAACAATCGCGCAGACCGCGATGCGTTCCGGCACCTCGAAGCGGGCCCTTTATTCACTGTTTTCCAGCAAAGCGATATTATTCGACACGCGCATGCGCCGTTATATCGATTCTTTGGTCGCTCCGGTGGCCTCCGCTGTCTTCGAGCGCGGCGCGCTAGCTGAGAACGTCGTAGACACTATCGGAAACAGAGCTATCCTTGGCATCCTCAGCAAACAAAGACAGACCTCTACTGCTTGGCAGTGGGAGAAGTAA
- a CDS encoding CocE/NonD family hydrolase, with protein sequence MPDVNVTPFEIEVTTRHGDIVRADVYLPKSGDGPFPVLLGASPYQKKLRYLPVHNVFSFVEYGPMQMYLDNGYAYVAMDVPGTGRSGGVWNPISRHEGEAIHDMIEYVAGLEWSTGSIGMIGMSHYCWSQWNAARTRPPHLKMIGAFDGSTDMYRDWMYHGGIPIQTFLSTWLFGSVLLQHLGQGIPFEEGRKDQFVYDLLSHTTDDSWHRERSPFWELSNIEIPVFSIGAWGKSGLHLRGNFMGYERVQGPKKLLIVSAESFAATQLLYATEEFHKAELLPWYEHHLKGVDNGVMEEPAVRFYVKNENKTLEATSWPPEDVFESTFYLSGRKMNFVESLNDGALQQAASMEKQQGTTWKYPDPEWRAGVTIFQKDGTLNHVARVNTFTTEAFDEDREFTGQGVLNLFVSSDQTDLDLIVKLSLVRSEDKPFMGEKVSQGWLRASHRAEDPELTSPMRPFHKHDKIDPIEPGTVYELRLELMPMSVLVRKGDRLRLEISNQDSLIADTPMTHWYGDKVGSDTYHHDTQYPSRLILHERPR encoded by the coding sequence ATGCCAGACGTTAACGTGACACCTTTCGAGATTGAAGTCACGACTCGCCACGGAGACATAGTACGAGCTGATGTATATCTACCGAAATCTGGTGACGGTCCCTTTCCTGTGCTGCTAGGTGCCTCCCCTTACCAGAAGAAACTGCGCTATCTTCCGGTTCACAATGTCTTTTCGTTTGTCGAATATGGTCCGATGCAGATGTACCTCGACAACGGATATGCCTATGTTGCAATGGATGTTCCGGGCACCGGACGTTCGGGAGGCGTTTGGAATCCGATCTCCCGCCATGAGGGAGAAGCCATCCACGACATGATAGAGTATGTCGCTGGTCTGGAGTGGAGCACAGGCAGTATTGGGATGATCGGAATGTCGCACTATTGCTGGAGTCAATGGAACGCTGCAAGGACCCGCCCGCCGCATTTAAAGATGATTGGGGCTTTTGACGGATCCACGGACATGTATCGCGACTGGATGTATCACGGCGGGATTCCGATCCAAACTTTTCTGAGCACGTGGCTATTTGGTTCGGTCTTGCTGCAACACCTAGGACAAGGCATCCCGTTTGAAGAGGGTCGCAAGGACCAGTTCGTTTATGACTTGCTATCGCATACAACCGACGACTCATGGCATAGGGAACGGTCGCCATTCTGGGAGCTTTCCAATATAGAAATTCCCGTGTTCTCGATCGGAGCCTGGGGAAAGTCCGGCCTTCACTTGCGTGGGAATTTCATGGGCTACGAGCGAGTTCAAGGTCCAAAGAAGCTTCTTATCGTTTCGGCCGAGTCATTTGCTGCTACGCAGCTGCTTTATGCCACTGAAGAATTTCATAAGGCCGAACTGCTTCCGTGGTACGAGCATCATCTGAAGGGAGTCGACAACGGGGTAATGGAAGAGCCTGCCGTTCGTTTCTACGTAAAAAATGAAAACAAAACCCTGGAAGCGACAAGTTGGCCACCCGAGGATGTTTTCGAGAGCACCTTTTATCTCAGCGGTAGAAAGATGAACTTCGTCGAATCATTGAACGATGGTGCCTTGCAACAAGCCGCTTCAATGGAGAAGCAGCAGGGGACCACCTGGAAATACCCTGATCCAGAATGGCGTGCTGGTGTGACAATCTTCCAAAAGGACGGAACACTCAATCATGTGGCAAGGGTGAACACTTTCACGACGGAGGCCTTCGATGAAGATCGTGAGTTTACGGGACAGGGCGTTCTTAACTTGTTCGTGTCGTCTGACCAGACTGATCTGGACCTGATCGTGAAACTGTCGCTTGTCCGTTCTGAAGACAAACCGTTCATGGGAGAAAAGGTCAGTCAGGGATGGCTCCGTGCCTCTCATCGCGCAGAAGATCCCGAACTCACGTCCCCGATGCGACCGTTCCATAAACATGACAAGATCGATCCGATTGAGCCAGGAACGGTCTATGAACTTCGGCTTGAGCTGATGCCTATGTCTGTGCTGGTTCGCAAGGGGGACCGACTGCGACTAGAGATCAGCAACCAGGATTCGCTGATCGCTGACACGCCGATGACTCACTGGTACGGGGATAAGGTCGGGTCTGACACCTACCATCATGACACCCAGTATCCATCTCGTCTCATCCTTCACGAGAGGCCGCGATAG
- a CDS encoding MFS transporter, translating into MTTLNSNSIASTWRKTFAPLSVSSLRLLFSGLAISLIGTWLQSTAQALLVFQLSHGRSEPVAITSCSTALPLIFLGPLLGSLTSHISRRLLVIATQVVELVLAAVLGLLVHLHVATLAHVYLLAFLLGCAESVYFPAVQRLLHEVAGSANIRAVVGLNAVISNIARFAGPMLAGLLIGSFGMAVAFFLNSLSFIAVILSLALIRVDDRQQSKLAGRWTFLTSARHLFGDARLLCVFIGVALMNVFGQSCYALVPALEMGSARATGLLLGSAGLGSLTSALCVMPFFQGFRRPGLLISCSLLWMGFFLGLTASFHSLWWQLLSMWCLGISTTILFVTTLGLIQTVSPVPAHGALLGLFSALFYGSQPVAALGLAFVADRNSSSRTIQGSALIEVCGGLLLLLLPQWRSWMLPGETQGIQGEIATKDDCSRC; encoded by the coding sequence ATGACAACACTGAACTCAAATTCGATAGCGTCGACCTGGCGCAAGACGTTCGCGCCGCTCTCCGTCTCAAGCCTGCGCCTCTTGTTCTCTGGGCTCGCTATTTCACTTATCGGTACTTGGCTGCAGTCAACTGCGCAGGCACTGCTTGTCTTTCAGCTTTCGCATGGGCGTTCTGAACCAGTCGCTATAACCTCCTGCTCCACCGCATTGCCCCTAATCTTCCTCGGTCCGCTCCTAGGAAGCCTGACCAGTCACATATCTCGCCGTCTTCTCGTGATAGCGACACAGGTTGTCGAACTGGTTCTTGCCGCAGTTCTTGGTCTTCTCGTTCACCTCCATGTCGCAACTTTGGCACACGTTTACCTACTAGCTTTCCTTCTTGGTTGTGCTGAGTCGGTCTATTTCCCCGCAGTGCAGCGTCTGCTCCACGAAGTCGCTGGTAGTGCTAACATCCGGGCGGTTGTTGGCCTCAATGCCGTCATCAGCAACATCGCACGCTTTGCTGGCCCAATGCTTGCGGGTTTACTGATTGGCAGTTTCGGGATGGCTGTTGCTTTCTTCCTGAATAGCCTCTCGTTCATCGCGGTCATCTTGTCGCTCGCGTTGATTAGAGTTGACGATCGGCAACAGAGCAAGCTGGCCGGCCGATGGACATTCCTGACCTCAGCACGCCATCTCTTTGGCGATGCTCGGCTATTATGCGTGTTCATTGGCGTCGCTCTCATGAACGTATTTGGTCAGTCATGCTACGCTCTGGTTCCCGCGCTAGAGATGGGGAGCGCCCGAGCGACTGGCTTGTTGCTTGGGAGCGCCGGACTTGGATCTCTAACGAGCGCACTCTGCGTGATGCCGTTCTTCCAAGGTTTCCGCAGGCCCGGATTGTTGATCTCCTGCTCATTACTCTGGATGGGATTCTTTCTGGGGCTGACGGCTAGCTTTCATAGTTTGTGGTGGCAGCTTCTCTCCATGTGGTGCCTCGGTATTTCCACCACGATCCTGTTTGTGACAACACTTGGCCTTATCCAAACGGTCTCACCTGTACCAGCACACGGAGCGCTACTCGGGCTTTTCAGCGCCTTGTTCTACGGATCACAACCAGTTGCGGCTTTGGGCTTGGCGTTTGTTGCCGATCGCAACTCAAGCAGCCGAACGATTCAGGGATCTGCGCTCATTGAAGTCTGCGGGGGCCTGCTTCTTCTTCTACTACCCCAATGGCGTTCTTGGATGTTGCCAGGCGAGACACAGGGGATCCAAGGTGAGATTGCAACGAAAGATGACTGCTCAAGATGCTGA
- a CDS encoding class II aldolase/adducin family protein, whose product MRIEIMLEDLVAANRILANENVVDAFGHISVRHPDHPDRYLIARAVPPELVCKEDILEIALNGEVLCGDLRKPYLERFIHGAIYEARADVQSVVHSHSRSVIPYSVTSEKLSPIVHSCAPIGAHVPVWDAQTTFGDSNLLISSVEMGRDFAKVLDQNNAALMRGHGCTVAGRSIRGAVYTAVYLEVNAELQMQASRFGSITFLSEGEIRIISERLANAKPNEGYDRAWEYWCRRAGIAYHPSATE is encoded by the coding sequence ATGAGGATCGAAATCATGCTGGAAGATCTCGTTGCAGCCAATCGCATCTTGGCCAACGAAAACGTTGTTGATGCGTTTGGACATATCAGCGTTCGCCATCCCGACCACCCAGACCGCTACTTGATCGCCCGAGCGGTTCCACCTGAGCTTGTGTGCAAGGAAGACATCCTGGAAATCGCGTTAAATGGGGAGGTGCTTTGCGGCGATTTGAGAAAGCCCTACTTGGAGCGGTTTATCCATGGGGCGATCTATGAAGCGCGTGCGGATGTCCAATCTGTGGTTCACAGCCACAGCCGGAGTGTCATTCCCTACAGCGTGACCTCAGAAAAACTTAGCCCAATTGTGCATAGTTGCGCTCCTATTGGCGCCCACGTCCCTGTCTGGGACGCTCAGACGACCTTTGGGGACAGCAACCTGCTGATCTCAAGCGTGGAAATGGGGCGCGACTTCGCAAAGGTTCTTGACCAGAACAACGCCGCACTGATGCGCGGTCACGGCTGTACTGTGGCCGGACGCTCGATAAGGGGGGCCGTTTACACGGCAGTCTATCTCGAAGTCAACGCCGAACTCCAGATGCAGGCGAGCCGTTTTGGATCTATTACGTTCCTCTCTGAAGGTGAGATCAGGATCATCTCCGAACGCCTTGCCAACGCTAAGCCCAACGAAGGGTATGACCGCGCCTGGGAGTATTGGTGTCGGCGAGCTGGCATCGCCTATCACCCCAGTGCGACTGAATGA
- a CDS encoding cysteine hydrolase family protein, whose product MSISAIDPKTALIVVDLQKGVVAHPCVHPVSVFIQNAAELVAAFHELRLPVVFVTVVGTAPGRTEQALSKGPRLADWAELVPELTPHPGDHHVTKRTWDAFTGTGLETTLKDQGVTQVVIAGIATSIGVESTARVAYALGFNVTLAVDAMSDRNAAAHDNSVSYIFPRLGETGTNREILSILTKRSA is encoded by the coding sequence ATGTCTATCTCAGCTATTGATCCAAAGACCGCATTGATCGTTGTCGACCTACAGAAGGGTGTTGTCGCGCATCCTTGTGTGCATCCGGTAAGCGTCTTCATTCAGAACGCTGCAGAACTGGTTGCAGCTTTTCATGAACTCAGGCTGCCTGTCGTCTTCGTCACCGTTGTCGGTACAGCACCGGGACGGACAGAGCAGGCCTTGAGCAAAGGACCGCGACTGGCCGATTGGGCCGAACTCGTCCCAGAACTTACACCGCATCCCGGCGATCACCACGTCACCAAGCGCACATGGGACGCATTTACCGGCACAGGCCTGGAGACAACGTTGAAGGATCAGGGCGTGACGCAGGTTGTCATCGCGGGGATCGCCACGAGTATCGGGGTCGAATCAACCGCGCGTGTGGCCTATGCTCTTGGCTTCAACGTGACTCTCGCAGTGGATGCTATGAGCGACCGCAACGCTGCGGCGCACGACAACAGCGTCTCGTACATCTTCCCGCGCCTCGGGGAAACCGGTACGAACCGCGAGATCCTTTCAATCCTGACAAAAAGGTCGGCTTGA
- a CDS encoding LysR family transcriptional regulator encodes MKQFDANLLFALDALLETGSVTEAAEQTGVSVPTMSRTLTRIRKLIGDPIMVQAGRGLVATPQALEMRARLRAFVQEGRELTQLASPSLLDTARTISIRADESFISAFAAPIMDAVHLVAPRLALRFISHGEESVGPLREGVVDFDIGDIKLSGPEVKLQKLFAAQFVGVVRSDHPLASSKITPKRYVQYAHISASRRGLARGPIDAALEELGLKRTVSLSVPTFSSALTIAAGSDLVAAVPEHLTGIALKIYGAFVFPLPVRTPSVRIALAWHPRFDRDAVHRFVRDTVAKVCSPASLKQGSKHS; translated from the coding sequence ATGAAACAGTTCGACGCTAATCTGCTTTTCGCGCTCGATGCGTTGCTTGAAACAGGCAGCGTCACTGAAGCTGCGGAACAGACAGGGGTGAGCGTTCCGACCATGAGTCGGACGCTGACTCGAATCCGCAAGCTAATCGGCGATCCAATCATGGTTCAAGCCGGACGTGGTCTCGTGGCGACACCGCAAGCCCTGGAGATGCGTGCACGACTCCGAGCGTTTGTGCAGGAGGGACGCGAACTCACACAGCTTGCGTCGCCCTCGCTGCTCGACACCGCACGCACGATCAGCATCCGCGCAGATGAGTCTTTCATTTCCGCTTTTGCCGCGCCGATTATGGATGCGGTGCACCTCGTCGCGCCCCGCCTAGCACTGAGATTCATATCCCACGGCGAAGAGTCGGTCGGACCTTTGCGAGAAGGCGTGGTCGACTTTGACATCGGCGATATCAAACTCAGCGGCCCTGAAGTGAAACTTCAGAAACTGTTCGCGGCCCAGTTCGTCGGTGTCGTGCGCTCCGATCACCCACTAGCGAGCTCGAAGATCACGCCTAAGCGATATGTCCAGTATGCGCACATCAGTGCTTCGCGTCGCGGCTTGGCCCGGGGGCCAATCGATGCAGCGTTGGAGGAGTTGGGACTGAAGCGAACGGTCTCACTGAGCGTGCCAACTTTTTCGAGCGCTCTGACGATCGCAGCCGGTTCAGATCTTGTGGCTGCCGTTCCGGAGCACCTGACCGGAATTGCTTTGAAGATCTACGGTGCCTTTGTGTTCCCCCTGCCCGTAAGGACACCGTCAGTCCGGATTGCGCTAGCCTGGCATCCGCGTTTTGATAGGGATGCCGTCCATCGCTTTGTCCGCGACACGGTTGCCAAGGTGTGTTCGCCAGCATCCTTGAAGCAAGGCAGTAAGCATAGCTAG
- a CDS encoding DHA2 family efflux MFS transporter permease subunit: MTYYTTKSDFSVATSVSIPSQQPERTRINPWLLAATVPLAAFMELLDTTIVNVAVEHIAGDLSASIDEATYVLTSYLVANVIVLPLSGYLTGLLGRKNYYLWSVVVFTVASALCGFAPSLGLLVFFRVIQGLGGGGLQPVSQAILIDSFPAERRSTAQVVFSVVSVVAPALGPTLGGWLTDNYSWRWVFLVNIPIGILAFVLNSRLLEDPPQLARFSLRERKFDFVGLTLLAIGLGCMQVVLDRGQIDDWFGSTFITVFTVLSISALVGFIWWELRFPHPVVDLRLFGNGRFALSVLAMLMMGFVFYAANYLQPLFCQQMLGWTATLAGMALSPGAIVFVAIMPIMPGLIKRVTPRYMVLFGFVVHGLACLVMVHWDLQVPFAWVLESRIFEVVGLAFLIVPINVMAFGFLAKEKVTSGSGILSLARNLGASVGVSVASTLLARRLQVHQNMLVSHFTAGDEAYRNTVGATAAYFQLHGFSKPDSVPAAVAFVGRQLYQQASMLSYIDAFYVLAIGSFLAAPIPLLVRRAKSQSAGPSLKEQLEGASAH; this comes from the coding sequence ATGACGTACTACACAACGAAAAGTGACTTCTCTGTGGCTACTTCAGTTTCCATCCCGTCGCAACAACCTGAGAGAACGCGCATCAATCCATGGCTGCTGGCAGCGACCGTTCCGCTTGCGGCTTTCATGGAGTTGCTGGACACCACCATTGTGAATGTCGCGGTTGAACATATTGCCGGCGATCTATCCGCAAGCATCGATGAAGCAACGTACGTCCTCACTTCTTACCTTGTAGCGAATGTCATTGTGCTCCCATTGAGCGGCTATCTGACAGGACTCCTTGGCCGCAAGAACTACTATCTGTGGAGTGTTGTGGTCTTCACGGTCGCCTCTGCTCTTTGCGGGTTTGCTCCTTCCCTCGGTCTCCTCGTGTTCTTCCGGGTGATCCAGGGTTTAGGAGGCGGCGGTCTACAACCTGTGTCTCAGGCTATCCTGATCGACTCGTTTCCTGCCGAACGGCGCAGCACGGCACAGGTGGTTTTTTCGGTCGTCTCCGTGGTCGCACCAGCCCTGGGACCTACGCTCGGTGGTTGGCTCACGGACAACTACAGCTGGCGCTGGGTCTTCCTGGTCAACATCCCAATCGGAATTCTGGCGTTCGTCCTGAACTCAAGGCTCCTCGAAGACCCACCGCAACTCGCGCGCTTCTCGCTTCGCGAGCGCAAGTTCGATTTCGTCGGGCTTACGCTTCTCGCAATCGGTCTCGGGTGCATGCAAGTGGTCTTGGATCGTGGCCAGATCGATGACTGGTTTGGCTCAACATTCATCACCGTGTTCACGGTACTCAGTATCTCCGCACTCGTCGGCTTTATTTGGTGGGAACTGCGCTTTCCGCACCCCGTTGTCGATCTTCGACTCTTTGGCAACGGACGATTCGCTCTGTCCGTTCTGGCGATGCTGATGATGGGCTTCGTCTTCTACGCTGCAAACTATCTCCAGCCGCTCTTCTGCCAACAGATGCTGGGCTGGACCGCTACTCTGGCAGGAATGGCGCTTTCACCAGGCGCTATCGTTTTTGTGGCCATCATGCCCATCATGCCAGGCCTGATCAAACGAGTAACGCCACGTTACATGGTTCTGTTTGGCTTCGTGGTGCATGGGCTGGCTTGTCTGGTGATGGTTCATTGGGACCTTCAGGTCCCGTTTGCGTGGGTGCTTGAGTCCCGAATCTTCGAGGTAGTGGGATTGGCATTCCTGATCGTGCCAATCAATGTCATGGCCTTCGGATTTTTGGCCAAGGAGAAGGTTACGAGCGGTAGCGGAATCTTGAGTCTCGCCCGTAATCTCGGTGCCAGCGTGGGAGTTTCCGTGGCATCGACGTTACTTGCTCGTCGTCTACAGGTACATCAAAACATGCTTGTCTCACACTTCACTGCTGGCGATGAAGCATATCGAAATACAGTAGGAGCAACAGCGGCGTACTTCCAGCTTCATGGTTTCTCCAAACCTGATTCTGTACCGGCTGCGGTGGCCTTTGTGGGACGGCAGCTCTATCAGCAAGCATCCATGTTGTCCTACATCGACGCGTTCTACGTTCTCGCGATTGGTTCGTTCCTTGCTGCCCCAATCCCCTTACTGGTTCGTCGCGCCAAATCGCAATCGGCGGGTCCTTCCCTGAAAGAACAACTCGAAGGCGCTTCGGCCCACTAG
- a CDS encoding siderophore-interacting protein → MKQHAFSRVRIDAERRTIHLLAKHQVTPGMLRLQFLCENPGTFQSPSADDHVKVFLPVDGGASTIARDFTPRAWDAQAGTLTIDFALHPQGPAVDWARDARIGDSLQMGGPRGSAVAPTDFDWTLLIGDSTALPSIARRLDALPRNATVHVIAIVPDISEESYLAEHETVGITWLLSSTDAAVNLHRVIMTLAGTRLPSGDGFIWIAAEESIARGVHRYAQETLSHPKEWIKASAYWSAGRADGGARIA, encoded by the coding sequence ATGAAACAACATGCGTTCAGTCGCGTTCGCATCGATGCAGAACGCCGCACAATTCACCTCTTAGCTAAGCACCAGGTCACGCCTGGGATGTTGCGCCTTCAGTTCCTGTGTGAAAATCCCGGCACGTTTCAAAGCCCATCCGCCGACGACCATGTGAAGGTTTTCCTGCCTGTAGATGGAGGCGCTTCTACCATTGCTCGTGACTTCACGCCCCGTGCGTGGGACGCGCAAGCGGGCACTCTGACAATCGACTTTGCGCTTCATCCCCAGGGCCCTGCAGTTGATTGGGCGCGGGATGCTCGCATCGGCGACAGCCTTCAAATGGGGGGACCTCGTGGATCGGCTGTAGCTCCCACCGATTTCGATTGGACACTTCTCATCGGGGATAGTACAGCTCTCCCATCGATTGCGAGACGTCTGGATGCTTTGCCGCGTAACGCGACCGTGCATGTTATCGCGATCGTTCCAGACATTAGCGAAGAGTCATATCTCGCCGAGCATGAAACGGTCGGAATCACATGGCTGCTCTCGAGCACAGACGCCGCAGTCAATCTTCACAGAGTCATCATGACCCTCGCGGGGACAAGGCTGCCGTCAGGTGATGGGTTTATCTGGATCGCAGCGGAAGAATCAATTGCACGAGGCGTCCATCGGTACGCACAGGAAACGCTTTCACACCCGAAGGAATGGATCAAGGCGTCCGCTTATTGGTCTGCCGGTAGAGCAGACGGGGGCGCGCGCATCGCCTGA
- a CDS encoding TetR/AcrR family transcriptional regulator yields the protein MAKKINPASRVNLRKSPLQRRSAETVDVIVEAAARILETKGFEAFNTNAIAEMAGVSIGSLYQYFPGKYALLSALIERQMKPFLDMRTALASKPDFRSALRFYIEVAVNNQMRRPELARLIDLAERQEMFNDLVSSASSFVLPQLERMLKLPGAPLVRKRSLAAADILAIVKALTDVAGERRETESAELLERIQRAVLGYLG from the coding sequence ATGGCCAAAAAGATCAATCCCGCCTCGCGCGTAAACCTTCGCAAATCGCCGCTGCAGCGTCGTTCTGCAGAAACGGTGGACGTGATCGTTGAGGCCGCTGCTCGCATTCTGGAGACGAAGGGATTCGAGGCATTCAATACCAATGCCATCGCTGAGATGGCGGGAGTGAGCATTGGTTCCCTCTATCAATACTTCCCCGGGAAGTATGCACTTCTTAGCGCATTGATAGAACGACAGATGAAACCTTTCCTCGATATGAGAACTGCGCTCGCGTCGAAACCTGATTTCAGATCGGCGCTCCGCTTCTACATCGAAGTAGCAGTCAACAACCAAATGAGACGGCCTGAACTGGCCCGTCTCATAGACTTAGCCGAGCGACAAGAGATGTTCAACGATCTGGTCTCATCCGCTTCATCCTTTGTTTTGCCCCAATTAGAGAGAATGCTGAAGCTGCCAGGGGCGCCTCTGGTACGGAAACGCAGTCTGGCGGCTGCCGATATTTTGGCAATTGTCAAAGCGTTGACAGACGTAGCCGGAGAAAGACGCGAAACCGAATCCGCTGAGCTATTGGAACGAATTCAACG